The genomic stretch GCTACATGACCAAACTCTCTCGCTGGATTGGCATTCTCGAAGTCGCCAGCGAATACTTCACAGATAGCATGCCGCTTTTCTATCCTGCCGATGACCCATTCATAATTCGTTTCCAAGTAAAGCCACTGGCATGGTTGCCGAAAGAGAAAGCCATTCCTATACGCGATGATCGGGTATGGAGTAGGCTTTCATTTACACAAGGCTATGACATCAATTCGTCATACTGGACTGGCAAGTTGCGAGCCAGCCTAAATCAACTCGATGAAAGAGATGGACAATTTCTTGAGCAATTCATCCTCGCACAGGCCACTGGCACAGAAGCTTTCGAGATTGATGAGCAAGAGTATGAAAAGCTTGTAACGCACAAAGTGAGGCGGACGGACAAAGTAGTCTCAGTATCGGTCCCACAGGACAACAGCACCGAAGCCGACGACAACACTCACTCCGCTCATACTGAAGTGCGCGAGTCGATCAAGATGCAGGCTTTGCTTGCCCGTATCGGCGCACAGATGGGAATGAAAATCTGGATACCGAGGAATGACAAGGCGGCAGTCCTGACTGAATGGAACACCGACCATCCGCCCGTGTTGGAGACCTTGCCGCTCAACTACGACGAGACAACTCTGAAGACCATTGAGCAGATTGATATTCTTTGGCTCAGGGGGCGCTCGATAGTTCGCGCGTTTGAGGTTGAACATACCACTTCGATTTACTCTGGCATTCTCCGGATGGCTGACCTGCTTGCACTACAGCCCAACATGGATATAAAGTTGCACATCGTCGCGCCGGACGCTCGACGCGAGAAAGTATTCCAAGAGTTACGGCGACCAGTTTTTTCCTTGTTGGAAAGAGGGCCGTTGTCGGATAGTTGCACATATCTGGCTTACGATAGCGTGGTTGAGATAGCAAAAGAAAAGCACTTGTCGCACCTATCAGATAGCGTGCTAGATGAGTATGCAGAGCCAGCGGAGTAAAAGCACAAACGCACCCAACCGGGTAGTCGGGCACATTGTTGCGCCCGCCGCTACTTCAGAATCGTGCTTGAGTATCACCTGTACCGTGCCTAAGGCTGGCTATTGGGCCGGCTATCGGTATTCGTAACGTCGCGCATATGGTCAACAAGTGACTGATGCAAAGGAACAGCCATGTCAGAACAAGATGATATTCGGACCGCTTATCAAAGTGCAATCGACATGGCATCACATGAAGGCGATGGTGTCTGGGCGCGTTTCAACGTTATTCTGGTCGCGAATAGTATCCTGTTGCTCGCACTTACAACTGCAACTCGACAACTCCCTGAGAATTGGGACGCGATATTGTCGCTTGCCGGCATAGTGCTTTGCATCATGTGGCTTCTCCTAATGAAGCGGGGATTCACATATGAAACCTACTATGTCATCACAGCGCGTGTGCTCGAACAAAAGCTTGCCAATGGTTCGGTTCGCACACTGTCGAATGGAAAGCTACTTGCAGAAGGCAAACTGGTAATCGTAGACAATGAAAAGCTCCAGATGAGTCTGCTGGCGAAGCTAAATGCCCGGTTTATTGTGAATGTGGTGATCGGTGTCTTTATTGCAGCCTACATTCTTCTTTGGTTCAAGGAAATATACGCTGTAATCATTGGCGTTCTGATTTATATCATCGTCCTGCTCGGAGACCGGATGGGTCGTTCTTGTTAGGCTGGTCAGATCAAAGTAAGTAGACGCCGCCCAACCGGGTAGCCGGAGCGCATTGTTACCCCGCCGCCGCTTCAAAACCGCGTTTGAGCAACATCTGCCCCTCTCCACAGCCGTATAATTGCGATGAGCGTTGAGAAAGAGTTGAGATGACCCAGAAAAAACGTCAGCCTCACATTGCCATCCCCCGCGAGCAATTGACTGAATTCTGTCGCCGGAATCAGATTCGCTGGCTGGCGTTGTTTGGCTCAGTCCTGCGCGACGACTTCGGCCCGGACAGCGACGTGGATGTGCTGGTGGAGTTTGACCCAGAAGCGCGGGTCACCATGTTCACTTTGAGCCGCCTCCAACGTGAGTTGGAAGACATCTTTGCCCGTCCAGTGGATTTTGTGCTGAAAGACGGCCTCAAGCGGCGCATCCGCGACTCCGTTCTTGCCAGCGCGCAGGTGATTTATGCGAACTGAGCCTTGTATCTGGATGACATTCTTGACGCCGCCGAGTTCCCGGACACCGACAGCCAAACGCAGGCGGGCTGACATTCCACAGCGTCATAAACAATCTGGGAACTGATACTCATGGATCTCACCAACCCGGTGATAAAACTCTGCGCCGAAGGCACGCAAGCTGAATTTGAAGGCCGGCGCGACGAGGCCTGCGCGCTTTACAGGCAAGCCTGGGAGGCATCCAAAGACGACTACGACGCCTGCGTGGCCGCGCATTACGTGGCGCGATGTCAGGAGAAGCCTGAGGACGTGCTGCGCTGGAACCAGGAAGCGTTAAGCCGGGCGGATGCGGTTGGCGACGACCGGGTGCAAAGCTTCTATCCGTCGCTCTACTTGAATATGGGACAGGCCCACGAACTTCTCGGCAATCAGGCCGAAGCGCGACGTTATTACGACCTGGCCGCACAACTGGGCGTCCTCCATCAAGTTGATTAATGTTTCGCCATTTTCTTGACACCCTTCCAAACCCTGTGGTAAACTCTGCCCATCCTACCAAAGAAAGGAACGGCGCAATGACAGTGAACAACACCATCACCATCCGGCTTCGCATCCCCAGCGGTATCACTGGGTCTGCCTTGTCGTATTGCGCCTGTTGCCTGGAGTAGGAAGCACCAACTAACACCTGACTCAAATGGCCGTGGGCGTAGAAACGACGCTCACGGTCTTTTTTTGCCTGTTTTCTGGGAAAGGGCCGTGAGCATTTTGCTCGCGGCCTTTTTGTTTCGATCAGACCCTAAGGGTCTTGGAGACCCTTAGGGTCTGGGCGGAACTTATTCTTATGGAGGAAACATGAACGAAAACACTGTAGCCATTCAAGTTGAAAACGCATTGAAAACATTCGGCGGCAAGAGTGGCCGCTGGTTTGCGCCAAACGGCGGAATCCCGGTCGGGGCCAAGGTGGCGGTTGACCATGTCTCGCTGACGATTCAGCGCGGCGAAATCTTTGGCGTGCTGGGGCCGAACGGCAGCGGCAAGTCCACCCTCATCCGCCTCATCGCCACCCTGCTGATTCCCGACGGAGGCCGTATCACCGTCTTCGGCCACGATGTAGCCGAAGACTCGCGCCTGGTGTAGACCATGATCAACCGCGTTTCGGTGGAAGCCAGTTTCTTCAAGAAGCTGTCGCCGATGGAAAACCTGATCTACGGGGCGCGACTCTACGGGGTGGCCGCCTCTGAAACCAAAAAACGGGCGGTGGAGATCCTCACCCGGTTGGGGCTGGAGCAAAAGTCTATCTTTCAGCCGATGGAAGAGATGAGCCGGGGCATGCAACAGAAAGTGGCGATTGCCCGATCTCTGCTGAGCAACCCCAGCCTGCTTCTGCTCGACGAGCCGACAACCGGCCTCGACCCGCGCTCGAAGCGCGAAGTGCAAACCTTTGTCCGCGAATTGCGAGCGACGCAGAACACAACGATCTTGCTCACCACGCACGACATGGTCGAGGCCGAGGCCCTGTGCGACCGCATCGCCATCATTGACGGCGGCAAGATTGTAGCCCTGGACACGCCCGACAACTTGAAGACGCTCATTTCGGCCAACGGCCACCCGCCGACTCTTGAGGAAGTGTTCCTGGAGTTGACGGGCAAGCAGTTGGTGACGGAGGAGGAGAAGTAAATGGACGGCCTTTCACGACAACTTTTCGAAGGCGAGAAAGTTCGCCTGACCGCCTTTCAACCCGATAAAGATTCCGAGATCGAGTCGCGCTGGACGCGCGACCCGGAGTTTTGGCACTTCGCCGGCCCCAAGCCGGCCCGCCCGCTCTCGGCGGCGCAGGTGAAGAAGAACCGCGAGAAGTTGGCGGGCGAGGCCAAAGAGCGCCCCAACCGTTTCGACTTTGCCGTTCGACTGCGGAGCGACAACTGCTTGATCGGCTTCGCGCAATTGGACAGCGTCGAATGGAATCACGGCCACGCCTGGATGCGCGTTGCCATTGGCGACCCGGCTGACCGGGGGCAGGGCTGTGGCTCGCAGGCCCTGCGGCTGTTGTTGCGCTACGCCTTCCACGAACTCAACCTGTTCCGGCTGACGACGAATGTGTACGAATACGATTCGCGCGGCCTGCGCTTTTTGGAGCGGCATGGGTTTGCGGTGGAAGTGCGCCGACGACAAGCGATTCATCGCCTGGGCCGGCGCTGGGATGACTTGAGGCTGGGGCTGTTGAAAGAGGCATGGGAAAAGAAGGGAAAAGAGAGAAATGAGTGATCAACAACATTCATCGCTTTTGCGGGGCGAGTTGGTGCGCTTAACCGCCAGCAACCCGGATGCAGACACCGAGCTAATCGCCGGCTGGTTTCAGGACAGCGAGTTTGCGCGTTTGCTGGACTCCGCCGTTGCCCGGCCTCTTACCATCCAGTCAATCCGCGAAGAACTTGATGAGGAGCCGAAGCCTTTTGGCTTCCCGTTCGTCATTCGAACACTGGCCGAAGACAAGCTCATTGGCTTTGTGGGCCTGTGGGCCGAGAACTGGACGCACGGCGACGCCTGGCTGGGCATTGGCATCGGCGAGCGCGACTACTGGGGCAAGGGCTACGGCGCTGATGCTTTGCGTATCGCTCTGCATTACGCCTTCACCGAACTCAACCTGCACCGCGTATCGCTGTCGGTGTTTGCTTACAACACCCGCGCCATTCGCGCCTATGAGAAAGTGGGCTTTGTGGTGGAGGGCCGGATGCGGCAACTGCTTTACCGCGACGGCGAACGCTGGGATGAGGTGGTGATGGGCGCTCTGAAAGAGGAATGGGAAAACGCGATGCCGCATTTGTAGAGGCGAAGCAGTCGGGTAAACCTCTGGAGAACAGCGAGACTGCCCTCCGACTGCTTCGCCCTTGCTAAAGAGGAGACTCACCATGCAGATCAAGATTCATGCGCTGGCCGAAATGTCCGAAGCCGAGCGCCAACTACTGCAAAATAACCTCGCCTCAGTGGCGAGCAACCCGGACAATATGACGGAAGAGGACTGGTACATCACGCTCGAAAACAACGCGGTGATGATCAGCATCCTGATCCGGAAAGGCTTCACCCGAGATGTCTACAGCAATTAGTGAACTCAAGGCGTCCTACGCCTTCATCGAACGCAACTACAACATCGTCAAACGATACTGGGCCTGGGAACTGGTGTGGCTGGTCTACACCGTTGCCAACAGTCTGGCCGTTAGTTACATCGGCCTGGGGTTTGAACGACTTGGCGGCGGCGGGATAGACGGCAAGTATTTCGTGCTGTATCTCGCCGTCGGCACCATCGTCTGGCGCTACCTGTCGGTGATCTTCTACTGGGTGACTGACCTCGTCGGCCTGGAGCGGTGGGAGGGCACCATCGAATACACCCTCATGGCCCCTATCTCCCGCTTCTTTCACATGCTGGGCCAGACGGCGTTCTCCATCGTCTACAGCTTGGTACACACCGGCGTGGTGCTGTTGGCAACCATGTTGCTCTTTGACATCAGTTTGAGCAACGCCAACCTGTGGGGCTTCTTTTTGCTCCTCATCGCCGGCAGTCTCTCGTTCATCGGCATCAGCATCGTCGGCTCGGTTCTGCCACTACTCTTCCCGGAGCGCGGCTCGCAAATGACGCACTTGATCATCGCCGTGCTTCTGCTGGTCTCCGGCGTGTACTATCCGGTTGAAGTTTTACCGGGTTGGCTGCAAGTCTTCTCACGCTTCTCGCCTGCGACTTATGTGATTGATGGCGCTCGGGCGACACTGTTGGACGGCGCCCCGACCCTCAGCCTGTGGCCGTACATCTGGCCCTTGCTGATCATGGGGGCAATCGCCATTCCGATGGGTCTCCGAATCTTTCACTGGGCTGAACGATATGCGAAACGGACAGGGAAGTTGCATCGGAACGGATAAGTGGTGTCGAGGATTAGAGAATTGGAGAATTGAATGTGTCGGTCGTCTATTCCGAAGTCGGCGCGTGAGCGAGTGGTGGAGCTTGACGCAAGCGGGGCCAAACTGCGAGCGGAGTATGTTTTGCGCGGGAAGGTGGTCGGCATCCGCTTGTTTCACAAGACGGGCGAACCGTCACGTGAAACCCCGCTGAAAGACGGCGTCTGCCACGGCACAGTTTATCGCTGGGACAGGCCGGGCGTTCTGTTTTCATCTGAGCCTTTCGTGAATGGCCTGGCTCATGGCCTTGCCCGGCAATGGTCGGATGACGGAAAGCTGATCGGCTCCTACGAAATGAAGCGCGGCACGGGCATCGGTCTGTGGTGGGGTGACTGCGACGGAGAGTTGAGCCTGTTCGAAGTTCGTTATATGAAAGCCGGGTTTCGTCACGGCTTTGAGTGGTGGCTCGGCTGTGATGGCGGGCTATTGGAAGAGTTTCATTTCCAGAGTGGCGAACCTCATGGAATTGAGCGGCGGTGGAATGCGCAAGGCCGCCCGCGTCGCGGCTACCCGCGATATTACGTGCGAGGCGAACGAGTGAACAAGCGCCAGTACGAACTAGCCTGTGCCAGCGATCCGAGTTTGCCAAAGTTTCGGGAAGTGGACAATGCGCCACAGCGAAAGTTTCCGCCTGAGATAACGAAGTTCTTCAAGAGGAAGAAGTGATGAGAATTGAGCCGCGACCTTATCAGGACTCGTCAGACCTGGACAGGATGCTGTCCATCCTGATCGAAGGCCGCAAGGCGGACAACGGCACTTACTACGTTCACACCGGCGACTTGAGTTGGTGGCTGTTCTATCATGATCCCGAAGAGCCGCTCTGGGAACAGATCGCCTTGTGGGAGGATGATGACGGCCAAACGCTCGGCTGGGCCTTGTTCACGCCGAATGATGGTTTCTTCGACCTCTTCGTCCACCCATCGTTGACCGGCACGCAACGGGCCAGGCAGATGCACGCTTGGGCCGAAGAACAGATCGCAGAGAAGGTGAAGGCACGAGGCGGCAAAACGATTCGCGTCATGTGGGTTTTCGAGACCGACGCCGCCCGCCGCCAACTGCTGGAAGAGCGCGGCTTCAGCCTTGCCGGGCCGGACTCGCACCTGGGCCAGATGATCTACTTCACGCGCTCGCTGGCTGAACCCGTCGCCAGGCCAACGTTGCCCGACGGTTTTGTAGTTCGCTCGACGGCGGGTGAGCGCGAAGTGGAAGCGCGCGCGGCGGCGCAGTATGGCGCGTTTCAATCCAAGTGGCAGTGGGATCGGTACGTGGCCCGCTTTCGCCGATTCATGCAGTCGCCCGTCTACGACCCGGAACGGGACGTGGCGGCGGTTGCCCCGGAGGGCCGGTTTGCCGCTTTTTGCATCTTCTGGCTGGACCCGGTGAACAAGGTCAGCCTCTTCGAGCCGGTCGGCACACACCCTGACTTTCAGAAGAGGGGATTGGGCAAGGCCGTCCTGCTGGAAGGGTTGCGAAGAATGAAGGCCAATGTCATGGAGACGGCCATTGTCTGCGCCGAAGCCGACAACCAAGCGGCGGTCAGATTGTACGAATCGGTTGGCTTTCGAGTCGCCAACAAATTGTGTATGTACGTGAAGGATGTATAGTGCGTATTGCGTATCACGTATTGCGTAACTGATTTGTGTACGGAATACGAAATACGAAATATGGATGAACCATGATTACAACTGAACTGATTTCAATTCCAAACGCTCCCGCCATCCCCAGCCTGGCCTTTCGCGGCTTCCGGGGCGAGAGCGACTTTCCGGGCATGGTGGCGGCTCTCAACGCGAGTGAGGCAACCGACGGCGTGGAGCGCGTTATCACCGTCGAAGACATTGCCAACAACTACGCTCATCTCGTCAACTGCGACCTGGCCCGCGATGTTGTGCTGGCCGAAGTGAATGGCGACGTTGTCGGCTACGCTCGCGTGGACTGGTACAAAGACGAAGCCGGTAACACGCTCTACAATCACCTGGCTTTCCTGCGCCATGAATGGCGGCACAAGGGCGTGGGCGCAGCGCTACTCAAATGGGCGCAGACTCGCCTCCGTGAAGTCTCGGCCTCCCTGTCTCACACCGGCCCGCGCTTCTTTCAGGCCTCTGCCTCCGAGACCTCACGCGGCGCTGAGGCGCTGTTGATCAAAGACGGCTACCAGGCAGTCCGGCACGGTTTTCTCATGGTCAGGCCGACTCTGGACGACATCCCCGACTTCCCGCTCCCGGCCGGACTCGAAGTGCGCCCGGTTCTGCCGGAACACTATCGGGCGATCTGGGATGCCAACGAAGAAGCCTTTCGCGATCACTGGGGCTTTGCGCCGTCAACCGAGGACGATTATCAACGCTGGCTGAACGACAAAGTGATCTTCATGCCCGAACTGTGGAAGATCGCCTGGGACGTTGAAACGAATCAGGTAGCCGGGCAGGTGAAAGGCTTCATCAACAACGAAGAGAACGCGGCCTTCAACCGCCGGCGGGGCTTGTGCGAGTTCATCAGCGTGCGCCGCCCGTGGCGCAAGCGCGGCCTGGCGCGGGCGTTGATTGCCCTGACGCTTCACGAGTTCAAGGAGCGCGGCCTGACCGAGTCGGCGCTGGGCGTGGACACCCAAAACCTGAGCGGCGCTCTGCGGGTCTATGAAGCCTGCGGCTTTCGACCTGTCCAGAGAAGCTCGACATATCGCAAGCCTTTGACGTAAACTTGGCCCATGACACCCTCTCGCCCTTCCGGTTTCACCGCCTTCCTCATTGTCTGGCTCGGCCAGGTGATCTCGCTCTTCGGCTCCGGCATGACGCGCTTCGCGCTCACCATCTGGGCCTGGCAGTTGACGGGCGAGGCCACCGCCCTGGCGCTGGTTGCCTTCTTCGCCTACGCGCCCGAAGTCCTGCTCAGCCCCATCGCCGGGGCGCTAGTGGACAGGTGGAACCGGAAGCTGGTGATGATGCTGAGCGACCTGGCCGCCGGGCTGGCGACGGTGACGATTCTGTTGTTGTTCGTCGGCGGCCTTCTGCAGGTGTGGCATCTGTGGGTCGCCGCCGCCTTTGTGGGCGCGTTCACGTCGTTTCAGTGGCCGGCCTACTCGGCGGCCATCTCGACCATGCTTCCCAAAGAGCAATACGCTCGCGCCAGCGGCATGATGTCACTGGCTGAAACCGCGCCGCTGATTCTCGCGCCGCTCGCGGCGGGCGGCCTCATCGGGTTCCTGGGAACGAGCGGCGGCTTCAACGGCCTCACCCTGATTCTGTTGATTGACGTGATCACGTTTGTCACCGCCATCGTCGCCCTGCTGGTTGTCCATGTTCCGCAACCGGCGGAGTCCGAGTCTGGAAAAGAGGGGCGGGGCAGTCTGTGGCAGGAGTCGATCTACGGCTTTCGCTACATCCTGGCCCGGCCCAGCCTGCTCGGCCTGCAAACCGTTTTTCTGATGGGCAACTTTTTGGGCGGGCTGGGCTTCACCCTGTTTGCGCCCATGATCCTGGCGCGCACGCAGAACAACTCGACTCTGCTGGGCGTGATCAACT from Chloroflexota bacterium encodes the following:
- a CDS encoding nucleotidyltransferase family protein — its product is MTQKKRQPHIAIPREQLTEFCRRNQIRWLALFGSVLRDDFGPDSDVDVLVEFDPEARVTMFTLSRLQRELEDIFARPVDFVLKDGLKRRIRDSVLASAQVIYAN
- a CDS encoding GNAT family N-acetyltransferase; the encoded protein is MDGLSRQLFEGEKVRLTAFQPDKDSEIESRWTRDPEFWHFAGPKPARPLSAAQVKKNREKLAGEAKERPNRFDFAVRLRSDNCLIGFAQLDSVEWNHGHAWMRVAIGDPADRGQGCGSQALRLLLRYAFHELNLFRLTTNVYEYDSRGLRFLERHGFAVEVRRRQAIHRLGRRWDDLRLGLLKEAWEKKGKERNE
- a CDS encoding GNAT family N-acetyltransferase: MSDQQHSSLLRGELVRLTASNPDADTELIAGWFQDSEFARLLDSAVARPLTIQSIREELDEEPKPFGFPFVIRTLAEDKLIGFVGLWAENWTHGDAWLGIGIGERDYWGKGYGADALRIALHYAFTELNLHRVSLSVFAYNTRAIRAYEKVGFVVEGRMRQLLYRDGERWDEVVMGALKEEWENAMPHL
- a CDS encoding ABC transporter permease; translation: MSTAISELKASYAFIERNYNIVKRYWAWELVWLVYTVANSLAVSYIGLGFERLGGGGIDGKYFVLYLAVGTIVWRYLSVIFYWVTDLVGLERWEGTIEYTLMAPISRFFHMLGQTAFSIVYSLVHTGVVLLATMLLFDISLSNANLWGFFLLLIAGSLSFIGISIVGSVLPLLFPERGSQMTHLIIAVLLLVSGVYYPVEVLPGWLQVFSRFSPATYVIDGARATLLDGAPTLSLWPYIWPLLIMGAIAIPMGLRIFHWAERYAKRTGKLHRNG
- a CDS encoding GNAT family N-acetyltransferase → MRIEPRPYQDSSDLDRMLSILIEGRKADNGTYYVHTGDLSWWLFYHDPEEPLWEQIALWEDDDGQTLGWALFTPNDGFFDLFVHPSLTGTQRARQMHAWAEEQIAEKVKARGGKTIRVMWVFETDAARRQLLEERGFSLAGPDSHLGQMIYFTRSLAEPVARPTLPDGFVVRSTAGEREVEARAAAQYGAFQSKWQWDRYVARFRRFMQSPVYDPERDVAAVAPEGRFAAFCIFWLDPVNKVSLFEPVGTHPDFQKRGLGKAVLLEGLRRMKANVMETAIVCAEADNQAAVRLYESVGFRVANKLCMYVKDV
- a CDS encoding GNAT family N-acetyltransferase; protein product: MITTELISIPNAPAIPSLAFRGFRGESDFPGMVAALNASEATDGVERVITVEDIANNYAHLVNCDLARDVVLAEVNGDVVGYARVDWYKDEAGNTLYNHLAFLRHEWRHKGVGAALLKWAQTRLREVSASLSHTGPRFFQASASETSRGAEALLIKDGYQAVRHGFLMVRPTLDDIPDFPLPAGLEVRPVLPEHYRAIWDANEEAFRDHWGFAPSTEDDYQRWLNDKVIFMPELWKIAWDVETNQVAGQVKGFINNEENAAFNRRRGLCEFISVRRPWRKRGLARALIALTLHEFKERGLTESALGVDTQNLSGALRVYEACGFRPVQRSSTYRKPLT
- a CDS encoding MFS transporter; this encodes MTPSRPSGFTAFLIVWLGQVISLFGSGMTRFALTIWAWQLTGEATALALVAFFAYAPEVLLSPIAGALVDRWNRKLVMMLSDLAAGLATVTILLLFVGGLLQVWHLWVAAAFVGAFTSFQWPAYSAAISTMLPKEQYARASGMMSLAETAPLILAPLAAGGLIGFLGTSGGFNGLTLILLIDVITFVTAIVALLVVHVPQPAESESGKEGRGSLWQESIYGFRYILARPSLLGLQTVFLMGNFLGGLGFTLFAPMILARTQNNSTLLGVINSVAGVSGAIGSAVISAWGGPKRKVHGVLWGWAVIGLCQFFLGFNLSFWFWVVVISFAEFVNPMLNASNQAIWQAKVAPDVQGRVFSTRRLIGQLAGPLATLMTGPLADKVFEPAMQAGGGLAASFGWLVGTGPGAGMGLIFVLSGALLVVASLLPYAIPVVREAEDRLPDHDALKAQVAD